One genomic segment of Desulforamulus reducens MI-1 includes these proteins:
- a CDS encoding chromate transporter — translation MSAKEDEKFLNPSAGNPNRTRTAAVAAVITVPFYIAIWQLFVAFGRANIFGFGGGPSVIPLIQQEVVDNYKWLTTEEFTDALAMGNALPGPIATKMAAYVGYKIAGIGGAASALIGTVIPTAVAMLALAGLYFKYKDTPQIGGMLKAVRPVVVVLLIQTVWEMGAKSFPIPTTWLIALVALIALFQFKLHPIILIVSSMLYGLFFLSR, via the coding sequence ATGTCTGCTAAAGAAGACGAGAAATTTTTAAACCCCTCTGCTGGAAACCCGAACAGGACCAGGACAGCCGCAGTGGCCGCTGTCATAACAGTCCCCTTTTACATTGCGATATGGCAGCTTTTTGTTGCCTTTGGGCGGGCCAATATATTTGGTTTTGGAGGCGGCCCCAGTGTTATTCCTCTAATTCAGCAAGAAGTTGTCGATAACTACAAATGGCTGACCACCGAAGAGTTTACAGACGCCTTAGCCATGGGAAATGCCTTACCTGGCCCCATTGCTACCAAAATGGCAGCCTATGTAGGTTATAAAATTGCCGGCATAGGTGGTGCTGCCTCCGCCCTTATTGGAACAGTAATTCCTACCGCTGTGGCCATGCTGGCACTGGCCGGACTATATTTTAAATACAAAGATACGCCACAAATAGGAGGTATGTTAAAGGCCGTTCGTCCGGTAGTTGTTGTTCTTCTTATACAAACTGTCTGGGAAATGGGTGCCAAGTCATTCCCTATACCAACTACGTGGCTTATCGCTTTAGTTGCTTTAATCGCCCTGTTTCAATTTAAGTTGCATCCCATTATATTAATCGTTTCATCCATGCTTTATGGGTTATTTTTCTTATCCCGTTAA
- a CDS encoding cell wall hydrolase, with amino-acid sequence MQLKRSDLLWMTFVMAAFLMLMAQFSVINAKKNEIENKQIAKTLYETNKSMQRAETVVENSGVYKVKPQKKRPENNITVSRGNLKRDEITLMARIIEAEAANEPYEGKIAVGAVILNRIEDDKFPDNLHEVIYQKRAFESVANNHYKRDYSTESIQAAQAAIAGQDPTNGALFFWNPSVAKSGWIWSRPVTGKIGNHVFAK; translated from the coding sequence GTGCAGCTAAAAAGAAGTGATTTATTATGGATGACCTTTGTGATGGCAGCTTTCCTTATGTTAATGGCACAATTCAGTGTTATTAATGCTAAAAAAAATGAAATTGAGAATAAGCAAATAGCGAAGACCCTTTATGAAACAAACAAGTCAATGCAGCGGGCTGAAACCGTTGTAGAAAATTCTGGAGTTTACAAAGTAAAACCTCAAAAAAAACGACCTGAGAACAATATAACGGTATCCCGTGGTAACTTAAAACGTGACGAAATAACTTTGATGGCAAGAATTATCGAAGCTGAGGCTGCCAATGAGCCCTATGAAGGAAAGATTGCAGTTGGAGCGGTTATTTTAAACCGAATCGAAGACGATAAGTTTCCAGATAATCTGCATGAAGTGATTTACCAGAAGAGGGCCTTTGAGTCGGTGGCAAACAATCACTATAAAAGAGATTATAGTACCGAGTCCATTCAGGCGGCCCAGGCAGCCATTGCAGGACAGGACCCTACCAATGGGGCATTGTTTTTCTGGAACCCATCTGTAGCGAAAAGTGGCTGGATTTGGTCCAGGCCTGTGACAGGTAAAATTGGTAACCATGTATTTGCAAAATAA
- a CDS encoding sodium:solute symporter family protein, protein MLSLQYYLSFFITLAITTAVGVYSLRFVRTASDFNVGGRQLPWLLVTGSLVGSFIGGTSTVGTAQVAYQYGISGIYFTLGAGLGCLVMGLFLAKPMRQAEVDTIPQFLGKHYGRGVIHWSSTYTTIGIFIQVVAQILSAAPLLMAMLPISFMEAAGLSAGLIVVYILFGGFWGASLVGLFKTLLICGSLGVAGIMSYQMSGGFMGLTQQLPIFAWLTPFPAGVGKELASIFSVVIGFISTQTYMQAIFAGKDVPSSRKGVLLAGLFIPAIGAASVAIGVFMRINYPDMNGSLALPLFIIHHLPQWFGGVVLAALLISLVTTGASLTLGACTMFSQDIYRRMRPLADDKEILSISRIFILLFSGGALLVAASNVNSMILQWAFLSMALRGVTVFFPLLAAIFYRNSINRTAGFIAISMAPLVAITWPLWQPFSMEPLYIGMLLSLACLLVGGLMKGKRNKLLKDKTV, encoded by the coding sequence ATGCTATCGCTACAATATTACTTAAGTTTTTTCATTACCTTAGCCATCACCACCGCAGTGGGGGTCTATTCGTTACGTTTTGTCAGGACTGCCTCAGACTTTAATGTGGGTGGTCGGCAATTACCGTGGTTGCTGGTTACGGGTTCCTTAGTTGGTTCCTTTATCGGGGGCACCTCTACGGTGGGAACGGCCCAGGTTGCTTATCAATATGGTATAAGCGGCATTTATTTCACCCTGGGAGCAGGCCTGGGGTGTTTGGTTATGGGGCTTTTCTTGGCCAAACCCATGAGGCAGGCGGAAGTTGATACAATTCCCCAATTTTTAGGTAAACATTATGGCAGAGGGGTTATTCATTGGTCCAGTACCTACACAACCATTGGTATATTTATTCAAGTTGTGGCCCAAATATTGTCAGCTGCTCCACTATTGATGGCCATGCTCCCCATTTCATTTATGGAAGCGGCTGGACTTTCCGCAGGTTTAATCGTAGTTTATATTTTGTTTGGGGGGTTCTGGGGAGCCAGTTTAGTGGGCCTTTTTAAAACCCTATTAATTTGCGGTTCTTTAGGTGTTGCAGGAATTATGAGTTATCAAATGTCCGGGGGATTTATGGGTTTAACCCAGCAACTGCCCATTTTTGCCTGGCTTACCCCTTTTCCGGCAGGAGTAGGCAAAGAATTAGCATCCATCTTTTCAGTGGTGATTGGTTTTATCTCAACCCAAACCTACATGCAGGCAATATTTGCCGGAAAAGATGTGCCATCTTCCAGAAAGGGAGTGTTGTTGGCAGGATTATTCATACCGGCCATAGGGGCCGCCAGTGTTGCTATCGGGGTCTTTATGAGAATAAATTACCCCGATATGAATGGCAGCTTAGCTTTACCTTTATTTATCATTCATCATTTACCCCAATGGTTTGGGGGGGTTGTGTTAGCAGCTTTACTGATATCACTGGTCACCACTGGGGCTTCCCTGACTCTGGGGGCCTGTACTATGTTTTCCCAGGATATTTATAGGAGGATGCGTCCACTGGCGGATGATAAAGAGATACTCTCTATTTCTCGCATTTTTATTCTGCTTTTTTCCGGCGGCGCGTTACTGGTGGCAGCCAGCAATGTCAATTCAATGATCTTACAGTGGGCCTTTTTATCAATGGCCCTAAGGGGTGTAACGGTCTTTTTTCCACTGCTGGCAGCCATTTTTTATCGAAACAGTATTAATCGCACAGCAGGCTTCATAGCCATTTCAATGGCACCGCTGGTTGCTATAACCTGGCCCCTATGGCAGCCCTTTTCTATGGAACCCCTGTATATTGGGATGTTGCTAAGCTTAGCTTGTTTATTAGTTGGCGGACTTATGAAAGGAAAAAGAAATAAGCTATTAAAAGACAAGACAGTCTAA
- a CDS encoding TM1266 family iron-only hydrogenase system putative regulator gives MQQDIYIVGLIVDERGSKAPEVQQIITRYGNSILCRNGIPSPSRERGIITLTMEATPEEYGKMKSELNSIDGVTVESIHFSQQETFQVCKSN, from the coding sequence ATGCAACAAGACATCTATATTGTAGGTTTAATAGTGGATGAGAGGGGGTCTAAGGCTCCAGAAGTGCAGCAGATCATTACCCGCTATGGTAATAGCATCCTTTGTAGAAATGGCATTCCAAGCCCCAGCAGGGAGCGAGGAATAATCACGTTAACAATGGAAGCTACGCCGGAAGAGTACGGTAAAATGAAAAGCGAATTAAATAGTATTGACGGAGTAACTGTAGAGAGTATTCATTTTAGCCAACAAGAAACCTTTCAAGTTTGCAAAAGCAACTAA
- a CDS encoding hydrogenase iron-sulfur subunit: protein MSVPEEKVQNNSEYEPKIIAILCNWCSYTGADLAGTARIQYPPNVRIIRVMCSGSVDPLYMIKPILDGGDAVLVGGUHEGDCHYGSGNYKARRKVAIARNVLQQLGIPEERLWLRFISASQGAYFGEVISEMTEKLKKLGPNPLRKNWEI from the coding sequence ATGAGTGTTCCAGAAGAAAAAGTTCAAAACAACAGTGAATATGAACCCAAAATTATCGCCATACTCTGTAACTGGTGTTCCTACACCGGTGCAGATTTGGCTGGTACAGCCCGGATTCAATATCCCCCGAATGTACGCATTATTCGGGTCATGTGCAGTGGCTCAGTGGACCCACTTTATATGATTAAACCTATCCTAGACGGCGGCGATGCCGTCCTGGTGGGTGGCTGACACGAAGGTGACTGCCACTATGGTAGTGGCAATTATAAAGCCCGTCGTAAGGTAGCCATTGCTAGAAATGTACTCCAACAATTAGGTATACCGGAAGAGCGGTTATGGTTACGTTTCATCAGTGCTTCCCAGGGGGCATACTTTGGTGAAGTCATCAGCGAAATGACCGAGAAATTGAAAAAGTTAGGACCTAACCCGCTGCGCAAGAACTGGGAAATCTAA
- a CDS encoding IS1380-like element ISDre2 family transposase: MMVSQFITTNQLETLTRQQRRDLERKYQKKLHSLQRLTSKSDLPISFDNTSVTAYGNFGILEAFKQAIDFKGMLKGVSLKRHHNCKYSDTGLLDTIIDALSLGLLRFSHMNALQTDPGYQKIKEVTQVPDESTLRNFLSLICEQEALNQLPLVNQEMLSLKAKSDQPREVWLDIDDSVLTVFGKQEGSKVGYNPRYHGRPSYKVKVAFISGTCELVNAGLYSGNVASNGQFMEFLKETLEILAAQNILVKGIRIDKGFFDEDNFAYLEEQGIEYICKAKLTSNMRKVIKYLDDQNQWQSLSNHYAAAEITIPLPKWSKARRFVFIRETQEPKACGDQLNFDLKTFDYQVIITSSDEHNPEEVWHEYNKRCNIENKIDELKVGLGFEKMSQAEMDRNKAFMWLKVLSYNLLNWFRLALLDGKDSRAEVPTIRRKILNVPGNIVGNNRYRHIKLAPNPWLQKALKNAKEKLQEFLCIQAWVAVSSG; encoded by the coding sequence ATGATGGTATCACAATTTATTACCACAAATCAACTTGAAACTTTGACCCGTCAACAACGACGTGATTTGGAACGTAAATATCAGAAGAAATTACATTCTCTTCAACGCCTGACTAGCAAAAGTGATCTTCCGATTAGCTTTGACAATACTTCTGTAACTGCTTATGGAAATTTTGGCATACTAGAGGCGTTTAAGCAAGCCATTGATTTCAAGGGTATGCTTAAAGGGGTTTCCCTTAAGCGACATCATAACTGTAAATACTCTGATACAGGGTTGTTAGATACAATCATTGATGCCCTTTCCTTGGGATTATTACGGTTTTCTCATATGAATGCTCTGCAAACTGACCCTGGATACCAGAAAATTAAAGAAGTAACACAAGTGCCTGACGAAAGCACTTTGCGGAACTTTCTATCTCTTATCTGTGAGCAGGAGGCATTAAACCAATTGCCTCTGGTGAATCAGGAAATGCTGTCCTTAAAGGCCAAATCCGATCAGCCCCGTGAAGTCTGGCTAGATATTGATGACAGTGTCCTCACTGTTTTTGGGAAACAGGAAGGATCAAAAGTCGGTTACAATCCTCGGTACCACGGGAGGCCTTCCTACAAGGTAAAGGTAGCATTTATCTCTGGAACTTGCGAACTAGTCAATGCCGGGTTATATAGTGGGAACGTCGCCAGCAATGGCCAATTTATGGAATTCCTTAAAGAGACATTAGAGATCTTAGCTGCCCAGAATATCCTCGTAAAAGGTATCCGCATAGATAAAGGTTTCTTTGATGAGGATAACTTTGCCTACCTGGAAGAACAGGGCATCGAGTATATTTGTAAGGCTAAACTCACCAGTAATATGAGAAAGGTCATTAAATACCTTGATGACCAGAACCAGTGGCAGTCTTTGAGCAACCATTATGCTGCAGCAGAAATCACCATTCCATTACCTAAATGGTCCAAAGCCCGCAGGTTTGTATTTATCCGTGAAACTCAAGAACCTAAGGCATGCGGCGATCAACTTAACTTTGACCTGAAGACATTCGACTACCAGGTGATAATTACTTCTAGTGACGAGCACAACCCAGAGGAGGTATGGCACGAATACAATAAGCGTTGCAATATCGAAAACAAAATTGATGAACTCAAGGTTGGCTTAGGCTTTGAAAAAATGAGCCAAGCAGAGATGGATCGAAACAAAGCCTTTATGTGGCTCAAAGTATTATCGTATAACCTTCTCAACTGGTTTCGCTTGGCCTTATTGGATGGCAAAGACAGCCGTGCTGAAGTGCCCACTATCCGCCGTAAAATACTGAATGTACCTGGGAACATTGTAGGCAACAACCGTTACCGCCATATAAAGTTAGCCCCTAATCCCTGGCTGCAAAAGGCATTGAAGAATGCTAAGGAAAAATTACAAGAATTCCTTTGCATACAGGCATGGGTTGCCGTAAGTTCAGGTTAA
- a CDS encoding asparaginase: MSELLVNLVRGSLIESQHRGDLVVADREGAILLSLGNPEHLAYWRSSAKPFQALPLIEHHCQDIFNFTEQEIALFTSSHGGEENHVEAIRGILHKLGLSDSALDCGVSAPMHRPSAKNILASGNNFSTLNNACSGKHTGMLALALLLNAPLTGYIQKDHPVQQEMLKAICQCTSLSPDRVHMGVDGCGVPVFGLPLGNMAMAYARLSLPEGYFSAERVQALHTIRNAMTEYPYYVAGTDRLDSILMEVTQGRIVAKIGSEGIYCAGIVDHGIGLALKIEDGSSRAIDPVIIEVLKHLGYISQAEFEKLRHLWRPILKNHRGDEIGHLEVAFNFKNK, translated from the coding sequence TTGTCAGAACTACTTGTCAACCTCGTTCGGGGTAGTCTTATTGAATCCCAACACCGTGGGGATCTGGTTGTTGCCGATCGAGAGGGTGCTATTTTACTTAGTTTGGGTAATCCTGAACACCTTGCCTATTGGCGCTCGTCAGCAAAACCCTTTCAAGCTCTGCCTTTAATCGAACATCATTGTCAAGATATTTTTAACTTTACTGAACAAGAAATAGCTCTTTTTACTTCATCCCACGGCGGAGAAGAAAACCATGTGGAGGCAATTCGTGGAATCCTACATAAATTAGGGTTATCAGATTCAGCTCTGGATTGTGGAGTCTCTGCCCCTATGCACAGGCCCAGTGCAAAAAACATTCTTGCATCAGGTAATAATTTTAGTACCTTAAATAATGCCTGTTCCGGCAAACATACCGGTATGCTGGCCCTAGCACTGCTCTTAAATGCCCCTTTAACCGGCTATATACAAAAGGACCATCCCGTTCAGCAGGAAATGCTAAAGGCCATTTGCCAATGTACATCCTTATCCCCGGATAGGGTTCATATGGGTGTTGATGGCTGTGGGGTCCCGGTTTTTGGATTACCCTTAGGCAACATGGCTATGGCCTATGCCCGCTTATCCCTGCCCGAAGGATATTTCTCAGCGGAAAGGGTGCAAGCCTTGCATACCATTCGTAATGCCATGACCGAGTATCCCTATTATGTGGCAGGCACTGACCGCCTAGATAGTATTCTGATGGAAGTAACTCAGGGTAGAATAGTTGCCAAGATAGGTTCCGAAGGAATTTACTGTGCAGGAATTGTAGATCATGGCATCGGGCTGGCTTTAAAAATTGAAGATGGTAGTTCCCGGGCCATCGACCCCGTGATCATTGAGGTTTTAAAACACCTGGGGTATATCTCACAAGCTGAATTTGAGAAACTGCGTCATCTCTGGCGCCCCATACTAAAAAATCACCGTGGTGATGAGATTGGTCATTTAGAAGTTGCCTTTAATTTCAAAAATAAATAG
- a CDS encoding 4Fe-4S dicluster domain-containing protein: MKTYTIKSGDTLSAARGFLKALITSGKVSSILVPQEVLSKTNVVPTLIKDPAMFDAANPFAPVNGLNAARLVANLSRNLPEKIAVVLRSCEVRALIELVKLQQAKLDNLVIIGVDCVGTFPASDYANMVKENKIDASKWVTQAADGNNPIGVPLRRACTVCAYPEVGNADIVLGWLGMGGNLLISAKDDVDLADIAGLDSISVPDTRIKLLEKIITEKAQAKTKAIDEFKSSVSSMEKLAEVLATCIKCQNCRQACPICFCRECVSAGPIFDHNGDKYLEYAKRKGAIELPTDTTLFHLTRVNHMGLSCVGCGQCENACPMNIPVGLMFQALSQPNQDRFEYEPGRSLEEPIPLTVYKEHELEELNTGKH, encoded by the coding sequence ATGAAAACATATACGATAAAATCAGGGGACACCCTGAGTGCAGCCCGGGGTTTTTTAAAAGCGTTAATTACATCGGGAAAAGTAAGCTCCATTTTGGTGCCGCAGGAAGTTTTGTCGAAAACCAATGTGGTTCCTACATTAATAAAGGATCCTGCAATGTTCGATGCGGCAAATCCCTTTGCCCCTGTAAACGGCCTTAATGCCGCCAGGCTGGTGGCAAATCTTTCCCGCAATCTGCCGGAGAAGATTGCCGTGGTGCTTCGTTCCTGTGAAGTGCGTGCTTTGATTGAGTTGGTTAAGCTTCAGCAGGCTAAATTAGACAACTTAGTTATCATTGGTGTGGATTGTGTGGGAACATTTCCTGCCAGTGACTATGCAAATATGGTTAAAGAAAACAAAATTGATGCAAGTAAATGGGTAACCCAGGCCGCCGACGGTAATAACCCCATTGGCGTGCCATTGCGCCGGGCCTGCACCGTGTGTGCGTATCCCGAGGTTGGTAATGCAGACATTGTCTTGGGCTGGTTGGGGATGGGCGGTAATTTGCTTATCTCTGCCAAAGATGACGTGGATCTAGCTGATATAGCTGGTTTAGATAGTATATCCGTACCGGATACTCGGATAAAATTATTAGAAAAAATTATCACAGAAAAGGCACAAGCCAAGACCAAGGCCATAGATGAGTTCAAGAGTTCTGTTAGCAGCATGGAAAAGCTGGCAGAAGTATTGGCAACCTGTATAAAATGCCAGAATTGTCGCCAGGCCTGCCCCATTTGCTTCTGTCGAGAGTGTGTATCAGCGGGTCCCATTTTTGATCACAATGGGGATAAATATCTGGAATATGCCAAGAGAAAGGGAGCCATAGAGTTACCCACCGATACCACACTATTCCATCTAACCAGAGTGAATCATATGGGGCTGTCCTGCGTGGGCTGTGGTCAATGTGAAAATGCCTGCCCCATGAATATTCCCGTGGGATTAATGTTCCAAGCGTTGTCTCAACCCAATCAGGATCGTTTTGAGTATGAGCCAGGACGTTCATTGGAGGAGCCCATTCCTTTAACCGTTTATAAAGAACATGAACTTGAAGAATTAAATACCGGTAAACACTGA